From the Rhinolophus sinicus isolate RSC01 linkage group LG02, ASM3656204v1, whole genome shotgun sequence genome, one window contains:
- the SPIC gene encoding LOW QUALITY PROTEIN: transcription factor Spi-C (The sequence of the model RefSeq protein was modified relative to this genomic sequence to represent the inferred CDS: inserted 1 base in 1 codon) codes for MACVEQDKLGQAFEDAFEVLRQHSAGDLQYSPDYKNYLTFINHCSHVRGNPNCYGVLPAEEPVYNWRTVINSTADLYFEGNIHQSLQNIPENQLVQPAVLQQKGGKGRKKLRLFEYLHESLCNPEMASCIQWVDKTKGIFQFVSKNKEKLAQLWGKRKGNRKTMTYQKMARALRNYGRTGEXTKTRRKLTYQFSEAILQRLSPSYLLEKEIFYSQYVQPDQGYLSLSNWNANCNYTYAKYHELSQPDCKYTLTFHGFLASEIPTHFGIFLFK; via the exons ATG GCTTGTGTTGAACAAGACAAGCTGGGTCAAGCATTTGAAGATGCTTTTGAGGTACTGAGGCAACATTCAGCTGGAGATCTTCAGTACTCCCCAG attacAAAAACTACCTGACTTTCATCAACCACTGTTCTCATGTGAGAGGAAATCCCAACTGCTATGGTGTGTTGCCTGCAGAGGAACCTGTGTATAACTGGAGAACAGTAATA aacAGCACTGCAGACCTCTATTTTGAAGGGAATATTCACCAATCTCTGCAGAACATCCCTGAAAACCAACTGGTACAACCTGCTGTTCTCCagcaaaagggaggaaaag gcAGGAAGAAGCTCCGACTGTTCGAATACCTTCATGAATCCCTGTGTAATCCCGAGATGGCATCTTGTATTCAGTGGGTAGATAAAACCAAAGGCATCTTTCAGTTTgtatcaaaaaacaaagaaaaacttgcccaactttggggaaaaagaaaaggcaaccgGAAGACTATGACTTACCAGAAAATGGCCAGAGCACTGAGAAATTATGGAAGAACGGGGG TCACCAAAACCCGGAGAAAACTAACTTACCAATTCAGTGAGGCCATTCTCCAAAGACTCTCTCCATCTTATTTATTGGAAAAAGAGATCTTCTACTCACAGTATGTTCAGCCTGATCAAGGATATCTAAGTTTAAGTAACTGGAATGCAAATTGCAATTATACATATGCCAAATACCATGAGCTAAGTCAACCTGACTGTAAATATACCCTTACATTTCATGGTTTCCTGGCATCAGAAATCCCGACacattttgggatttttctcttcaagtaa